A genomic segment from bacterium HR17 encodes:
- the rpmE gene encoding 50S ribosomal protein L31, with translation MKAGIHPEYVECTVVCACGNTWKTRSTKPVLHVEVCSACHPYYQGQSAERRFVDTMGRIEKFERRRSIAQQRTAQTAETETRSRRRRS, from the coding sequence GTGAAGGCAGGTATTCACCCTGAATATGTGGAGTGCACGGTCGTTTGTGCCTGCGGCAACACATGGAAAACCCGCTCCACAAAGCCCGTGCTCCATGTTGAGGTTTGTTCCGCCTGTCACCCCTACTACCAAGGGCAATCGGCGGAACGACGGTTCGTGGACACGATGGGGCGCATTGAGAAGTTTGAACGCCGTCGGTCTATCGCTCAGCAACGGACGGCGCAAACGGCTGAGACGGAAACACGGTCGCGCCGTCGCCGTTCCTGA
- the rmlD gene encoding dTDP-4-dehydrorhamnose reductase has protein sequence MPEFVVLGANGQLGSAVVAQLPPDTVAALTHADLDITDVSRVAVTLRSLRPRVVFNCAAFVRVDDAEDAPEEAWRVNAAAALYLARLCADLDATLVHISTDYVFDGRKGAPYTELDVPCPLSVYGATKLLGEFFVRAYCPRHIVVRTAGLYGLRGSRAKGGNFIERILAQARAGTPLRVVADQVTSPTYARDLAAHLVRLAAAEKFGLYHIANSGHCSWHTFAVAVLELAGLEVVVEPIDTATLGQKARRPAFSALVSVRLLSAGLPPLRHWREALAAYWVDRQAFSVSVC, from the coding sequence ATGCCGGAGTTTGTCGTTTTGGGCGCCAACGGACAACTGGGCAGCGCGGTAGTGGCGCAACTGCCGCCTGACACCGTCGCCGCGTTGACCCATGCCGATTTGGACATCACCGATGTATCCCGCGTCGCCGTGACACTGCGGAGCTTGCGCCCGCGCGTCGTGTTCAATTGCGCCGCGTTTGTGCGGGTGGACGATGCCGAAGACGCGCCGGAAGAAGCGTGGCGGGTCAACGCGGCGGCAGCGCTCTACTTGGCACGACTGTGCGCTGACTTGGACGCAACTTTGGTGCACATCAGCACCGATTATGTGTTTGATGGGCGCAAAGGAGCCCCCTACACGGAGTTGGATGTCCCATGCCCCTTGAGCGTTTACGGGGCGACGAAGTTACTGGGGGAGTTTTTTGTGCGGGCGTATTGCCCGCGCCATATCGTTGTCCGCACCGCAGGACTTTACGGGTTGCGAGGGAGCCGTGCCAAAGGGGGCAATTTCATAGAACGCATCTTAGCGCAAGCGCGCGCAGGCACACCGTTGCGCGTCGTCGCTGACCAAGTGACCAGCCCGACTTACGCCCGCGATTTGGCGGCGCACCTGGTTCGCTTGGCGGCTGCGGAAAAGTTCGGGCTGTATCACATCGCCAACAGCGGGCATTGTTCGTGGCACACATTCGCCGTCGCCGTGCTGGAACTGGCAGGCTTGGAAGTCGTCGTAGAGCCGATTGACACCGCTACCTTGGGACAAAAAGCGCGTCGTCCTGCTTTTTCGGCGCTGGTGAGCGTGCGGTTGCTGTCTGCGGGGTTGCCGCCCCTGCGCCATTGGCGCGAAGCGCTGGCAGCCTATTGGGTGGACCGTCAGGCGTTCTCGGTATCCGTGTGTTAA